In one Catenulispora sp. EB89 genomic region, the following are encoded:
- a CDS encoding winged helix-turn-helix domain-containing protein produces MTTPEFDELIHAPTRLSLVAFLAATGWADFAVLRDSLGLSDSALSKQLTTLADVGYVEIRKAFVGKRPRTSARLTGAGRGAFERHVSALQEIVNGTGASLVAPTPTPTSAPATSPDGVTR; encoded by the coding sequence ATGACCACGCCCGAGTTCGACGAGCTCATCCACGCGCCGACCCGGCTGTCCCTGGTCGCCTTCCTGGCGGCGACCGGGTGGGCGGACTTCGCAGTGCTGCGCGACAGCCTCGGGTTGTCGGACTCGGCGCTGTCGAAGCAGCTGACGACGCTGGCTGACGTGGGTTACGTCGAGATCCGCAAGGCCTTCGTCGGCAAGCGGCCACGGACGTCGGCCCGGCTGACGGGTGCGGGGCGCGGGGCGTTCGAGCGGCATGTATCGGCGTTGCAGGAGATCGTCAACGGGACCGGGGCTTCGTTGGTCGCGCCGACGCCGACGCCGACGTCGGCGCCAGCGACTTCGCCTGACGGTGTCACTCGATAG